The Clostridiales bacterium genome has a window encoding:
- a CDS encoding Asp23/Gls24 family envelope stress response protein produces the protein MSVHTTNAYGKISVTEEAIAQVAGYTALDCYGIVDLVSKRLSDYIAELFKRQSVSKGVKVITNGDRIFIDLFVILKYGVSIEAVAESIKKSVKYNVEKFTGMVVDSLNVNVVGVKV, from the coding sequence ATGTCTGTCCATACCACAAATGCTTACGGCAAAATATCTGTTACCGAAGAAGCCATAGCTCAAGTTGCTGGATATACTGCCTTGGATTGCTATGGCATAGTTGATTTGGTTTCAAAAAGGCTCTCAGATTATATCGCCGAACTCTTCAAAAGACAATCTGTAAGCAAGGGCGTCAAAGTTATTACAAATGGCGATCGGATTTTTATAGACTTGTTTGTAATACTAAAATACGGCGTATCTATTGAAGCTGTCGCCGAATCAATCAAAAAATCCGTAAAATACAATGTGGAAAAATTTACAGGAATGGTAGTTGACTCGCTAAATGTTAATGTTGTTGGAGTCAAAGTTTAA
- a CDS encoding 50S ribosomal protein L28, with protein sequence MSRVCAVCGKGKMSGNKVSHSNRKTRRAFNPNLLKADVEINGKKVSGYICTRCLRTSRKQMEA encoded by the coding sequence ATGTCAAGAGTTTGCGCTGTATGCGGCAAAGGTAAAATGAGCGGCAATAAAGTCAGCCATTCTAACCGCAAAACTAGAAGAGCTTTTAATCCAAATCTGTTAAAAGCAGATGTTGAGATAAACGGCAAAAAAGTGAGTGGTTATATATGCACTCGTTGTCTTCGCACTTCCCGCAAACAAATGGAAGCTTAA